In Chondrinema litorale, one genomic interval encodes:
- a CDS encoding GNAT family N-acetyltransferase produces the protein MIKVTDNYYRKLVVEILSQSFDDNKSVNYVIPQGNRRKNALIKLMEYSFDICLKFGEVWLSDDKKACSLVLFPDKKKDTFQTVLWDIKLALYIKAVKTLKREGKIKKHHPKEPFAYLWFVGVFPEAQNHGIGSKLLNRLVLV, from the coding sequence ATGATTAAAGTAACTGATAACTATTATAGAAAACTTGTTGTGGAGATTTTAAGCCAATCTTTTGATGATAATAAAAGTGTTAATTATGTAATTCCACAAGGTAATAGAAGGAAAAATGCACTAATAAAACTGATGGAATACTCTTTTGACATTTGTTTGAAATTTGGAGAAGTATGGCTTTCAGATGATAAGAAGGCTTGCTCCTTGGTATTATTTCCAGATAAGAAAAAAGATACATTTCAAACTGTGCTTTGGGATATTAAACTGGCATTATACATTAAAGCAGTTAAAACTCTTAAGAGAGAAGGAAAGATTAAGAAACACCATCCCAAAGAGCCTTTTGCTTATTTATGGTTTGTTGGTGTGTTTCCAGAAGCACAGAATCATGGCATTGGTAGTAAATTACTCAATAGACTTGTTCTGGTGTGA
- a CDS encoding transposase family protein, giving the protein MSTKEKKIKYLSYAYHGRSHDLSILRNEFDAERGLWFDEYEVHVDLGYLGLDKDYGFKKLSIPYKKKRNTPLTEQQQISNREKSQFRVTVENSIVGLKRYRFLSDRLRCRKISFYNKVIGLCAGLWNFVLTS; this is encoded by the coding sequence ATGAGTACTAAGGAGAAAAAGATAAAATACCTCAGTTATGCTTATCATGGTAGGTCTCATGACTTGAGTATATTACGTAATGAATTTGATGCAGAAAGGGGACTTTGGTTCGATGAATATGAAGTGCATGTTGATCTTGGCTATTTGGGTTTAGATAAAGATTATGGATTCAAGAAGTTGAGTATCCCATATAAGAAAAAACGAAACACTCCTTTAACAGAACAACAACAAATTTCCAATAGAGAAAAAAGTCAATTTCGAGTCACCGTTGAAAATTCCATTGTAGGTTTAAAGCGGTACAGATTCTTATCTGATAGATTGCGATGTAGAAAAATATCCTTCTACAACAAGGTAATTGGCTTGTGTGCAGGACTATGGAACTTTGTGCTAACTTCTTGA
- a CDS encoding IS110 family transposase — protein MKRYIGVDISKNDLVCAFPIQEGFTVKTFKNTLEGIDLFLQELEKSDHIVVEATGNYSSLLVYSLHEAHFLVSVINPKQSAYFFKMQLQITKTDAKDAEMLSYYGQTFRPALFKPKSSSLLKIQHKRMIIRQLKKQRHVMATMEWVAFRMRKRI, from the coding sequence ATGAAACGGTATATAGGAGTGGATATATCCAAAAATGATTTAGTTTGTGCTTTTCCAATACAGGAAGGTTTTACGGTTAAAACATTTAAGAACACCCTAGAAGGTATTGACCTTTTTTTACAAGAACTGGAGAAGTCCGATCATATAGTTGTTGAGGCAACTGGTAACTACAGTTCCCTATTGGTGTACAGCCTACATGAAGCCCATTTTTTGGTATCGGTAATCAATCCCAAACAATCTGCTTATTTCTTTAAAATGCAATTGCAAATCACCAAAACAGACGCAAAAGATGCTGAGATGCTTTCTTACTACGGTCAGACCTTTAGACCTGCCTTATTTAAGCCCAAATCATCATCTTTACTGAAAATACAACACAAACGAATGATTATCAGGCAACTGAAAAAACAACGGCATGTTATGGCCACCATGGAATGGGTTGCCTTCAGGATGAGGAAACGTATTTAA
- a CDS encoding transposase, with product MGCLQDEETYLIQHDALSKNVLSESLVFIDEKIKLLEADLLRLANQEFDHMLKLALTVKGIGNKIAVSLIVATDGFRLFETAKQLAKFIGIAPVHHQSGTSVKSNRGINRSGDPTIRSLLYMGAWSAIRYNRACKELYDRLRKAGKSGYVALIAVCHKLIRQVFAVVKNGVPFDNDYEFDSKKTVEKLAL from the coding sequence ATGGGTTGCCTTCAGGATGAGGAAACGTATTTAATCCAGCATGACGCTTTATCAAAGAATGTTTTATCAGAAAGCTTGGTGTTCATTGATGAAAAAATTAAACTTTTGGAAGCTGACCTATTGCGGTTGGCAAATCAAGAGTTCGATCATATGCTCAAACTTGCACTTACAGTGAAAGGAATAGGAAACAAGATTGCCGTTTCATTGATTGTGGCAACAGACGGGTTTCGTCTTTTTGAAACGGCAAAACAGTTGGCCAAATTCATTGGAATAGCACCAGTACACCATCAATCAGGAACGAGTGTTAAGTCAAACAGGGGGATCAACCGTTCAGGCGACCCAACTATCAGGTCTCTGTTATATATGGGAGCGTGGTCAGCAATCAGATATAACAGAGCCTGTAAAGAGCTCTATGATAGACTAAGAAAAGCAGGAAAGTCAGGCTATGTGGCTTTGATTGCAGTATGTCACAAACTAATTAGGCAGGTATTTGCTGTGGTAAAGAACGGAGTTCCTTTTGATAATGACTATGAATTTGACAGTAAAAAAACAGTTGAAAAACTTGCTCTTTAA
- a CDS encoding transposase, protein MWEVPSKTDELDAIMLCRMGLERTLPIWQAPDTTLREIKLLTRERSQYQKKKTAAINQLHAYKNGFDVPKIIIERLEQEIESLLDTIVIIEQQLSVLVEQEKDIKQTIDRITKVPGLGVISVLTVLAETNNFSLVNNIKQLVSYAGLDVQLNQSGKSSKRARISKKGHRGNGNSHIRKALYMPALAACNSKNSSLHDFYEGVIEKKPCKKIGVIAVERKLLILIYSLWKSKEEFDVKRHQSQKEISCTIQKNKSELVLTLN, encoded by the coding sequence ATCTGGGAGGTCCCATCTAAGACTGATGAATTAGATGCTATTATGCTGTGTCGTATGGGATTAGAACGAACACTACCCATTTGGCAAGCTCCCGATACTACTTTGAGAGAAATTAAACTGTTGACTAGGGAGCGAAGTCAATATCAAAAAAAGAAGACGGCTGCAATTAACCAGCTCCATGCTTATAAGAATGGTTTTGATGTCCCCAAAATCATTATTGAGCGCTTAGAGCAAGAAATCGAGTCCCTTCTTGATACGATTGTAATAATAGAGCAACAACTATCTGTACTTGTAGAGCAAGAAAAAGATATAAAGCAAACCATTGACAGAATTACAAAAGTACCTGGTCTAGGTGTGATAAGTGTACTAACCGTACTTGCTGAAACTAATAATTTTTCTTTGGTAAATAACATCAAACAGTTGGTAAGTTATGCAGGCTTGGATGTGCAACTTAACCAATCTGGAAAAAGTAGTAAAAGAGCTAGAATTTCTAAAAAAGGCCACCGTGGCAACGGGAATTCTCACATCAGAAAAGCTTTGTACATGCCTGCTCTTGCGGCTTGTAACAGTAAGAATTCAAGTTTACATGATTTTTATGAGGGGGTCATTGAAAAAAAGCCTTGCAAAAAGATTGGAGTCATTGCTGTAGAACGTAAGCTATTAATATTAATTTATTCGTTGTGGAAATCGAAAGAAGAGTTTGATGTAAAACGACATCAATCACAAAAAGAAATTTCATGTACAATACAAAAAAATAAGAGCGAGTTAGTACTCACTCTAAACTAG